The following proteins are co-located in the Phragmites australis chromosome 10, lpPhrAust1.1, whole genome shotgun sequence genome:
- the LOC133931231 gene encoding transcription factor bHLH93-like has protein sequence MELDEQAFLEEILSLKRDAWECNAMGDFFSPAAAAMDCSFQERHQPPPTISVLPTFTASYDQPQPGFDCLSEVYGAAAFGGPNDGGYGGDMGFLDVIEPKAPLVEVSGLGVCKVEPGLAESAGAALPAPASKKKRVEGMPSKNLMAERRRRKRLNDRLSMLRSVVPKISKMDRTSILGDTIDYMKELLERIKLLQQGIDQQLQEETPGMLSVFRELNPNEMVTRNTPKFDVERKEGGETRVEIYCAAKPGLLLSTVSTLDTLGLDIQQAVVSCFNDFGMHASCSEMQRDRISADVIKQELFKNAGYGGGCL, from the exons ATGGAGCTGGACGAGCAGGCCTTCTTGGAGGAGATCCTCTCCCTGAAGAGGGACGCGTGGGAGTGCAATGCCATGGGGGACTTCTTCTCCCCGGCGGCGGCCGCCATGGACTGTTCCTTCCAAGAACGCCACCAGCCGCCGCCCACTATCAGCGTCCTCCCCACCTTCACGGCTTCCTACGACCAGCCGCAGCCGGGGTTCGACTGCCTCAGCGAGGTATACGGCGCCGCCGCGTTCGGCGGCCCCAATGACGGCGGCTACGGCGGCGATATGGGGTTTCTTGATGTCATCGAGCCCAAGGCGCCCCTGGTGGAGGTCAGCGGCCTTGGGGTCTGCAAGGTGGAGCCCGGGCTGGCGGAGAGCGCCGGCGCGGCGctgccggcgccggcgtcgaAGAAGAAGAGGGTGGAGGGCATGCCGTCCAAGAACCTGAtggccgagcgccgccgccgcaagcGCCTCAACGACCGCCTCTCCATGCTCCGCTCCGTCGTGCCCAAGATCAGCAAG ATGGACAGGACATCGATCCTCGGCGACACTATCGACTACATGAAGGAGCTGCTGGAGAGGATCAAGCTGCTGCAGCAAGGGATCGACCAGCAGCTGCAGGAGGAGACGCCGGGCATGCTCAGCGTGTTCCGGGAGCTGAACCCCAACGAGATGGTCACCAGGAACACCCCCAAG TTCGacgtggagaggaaggagggcGGCGAGACCCGGGTGGAGATCTACTGCGCGGCGAAGCCCGGGCTGCTGCTGTCGACGGTGAGCACGCTCGACACGCTGGGGCTCGACATCCAGCAGGCCGTCGTCAGCTGCTTCAACGACTTCGGCATGCACGCCTCCTGCTCCGAG ATGCAGAGGGATAGGATCAGCGCAGACGTGATAAAGCAGGAGCTGTTCAAGAACGCCGGCTATGGAGGAGGCTGCTTGTAG